Proteins from a single region of Starkeya sp. ORNL1:
- a CDS encoding RNA polymerase sigma factor codes for MKSCSAPLSPEAQREPDLSAAQVHAPPAADTRLAGTHRAILAVWRIEQPRLITRLARMLRDVPLAEDLTQEALLIALERWPQSGVPEHPGAWLMATAKHRALDHLRRGQMLARKHGEVARELEDEQQAMPDFDAPLDDDIGDELLRLIFTACHPLLSREARAALALRMICGLTTDEIARAFLVPETTVSQRIVRAKRTLAESGLSYETPHGEELKARLSSVLEVVYLIFNEGYTAAKGDDWMRPQLCNEALRMGRVLTNIAPNEPEAHGLLALMELNASRTRARTDATGEPILLMDQNRALWDQLQIRRGLAALARAKALGGAGGFHALQGAIIACHARAARADETDWPRIAALYAELAHVAPSPVVELNRAVAVGMAEGPAAGLAIADRLLSEPALARYHLLPGVRGDLLFRLARFEQARAAFEAAALLAGNCRERELMKRRAVEAGSKSTPSS; via the coding sequence ATGAAGAGCTGCAGCGCTCCGCTGTCGCCTGAGGCGCAGCGCGAACCCGACCTGTCGGCGGCGCAGGTGCACGCGCCGCCCGCCGCCGACACTCGGCTTGCCGGCACCCACCGCGCCATCCTCGCGGTGTGGCGCATCGAACAGCCGCGCCTGATCACCCGCCTGGCGCGGATGCTGCGCGACGTGCCGCTGGCCGAAGACCTGACCCAGGAAGCCCTGCTGATCGCACTGGAGCGCTGGCCGCAATCGGGCGTGCCGGAGCACCCCGGCGCGTGGCTGATGGCGACTGCCAAGCACCGCGCGCTCGATCATCTGCGCCGCGGCCAGATGCTGGCGCGCAAGCATGGCGAGGTGGCACGCGAACTGGAGGACGAACAGCAGGCGATGCCGGATTTCGACGCCCCATTGGATGACGATATCGGCGACGAATTGCTGCGGCTCATCTTCACCGCCTGTCACCCGCTGCTCTCCCGCGAGGCCCGCGCCGCTCTCGCGCTGCGCATGATTTGCGGGCTGACCACAGATGAGATCGCCCGCGCCTTCCTGGTGCCGGAGACCACCGTCTCCCAGCGCATCGTGCGCGCCAAGCGCACGCTCGCCGAATCCGGCCTGTCCTACGAGACGCCGCACGGCGAAGAGCTGAAGGCGCGGCTCTCCTCGGTGCTGGAGGTGGTCTATCTCATCTTCAATGAGGGCTACACCGCCGCCAAGGGCGATGACTGGATGCGCCCGCAGCTCTGCAACGAGGCGCTGCGCATGGGCCGCGTGCTCACCAATATCGCCCCGAACGAGCCCGAAGCCCACGGCCTGCTGGCGCTGATGGAGCTGAATGCCTCGCGCACCCGCGCCCGCACCGATGCCACCGGCGAGCCGATCCTGCTGATGGATCAGAACCGCGCGCTGTGGGACCAGCTGCAGATAAGGCGCGGCCTCGCGGCGCTGGCGCGGGCGAAGGCGCTCGGCGGGGCCGGGGGCTTCCATGCGCTGCAGGGCGCCATCATCGCCTGCCATGCGCGGGCGGCGCGCGCCGACGAGACCGACTGGCCGCGCATCGCCGCGCTCTATGCCGAGCTGGCGCACGTGGCGCCGTCGCCGGTGGTCGAGCTCAACCGCGCGGTAGCGGTCGGCATGGCCGAGGGGCCGGCCGCCGGGCTCGCCATCGCCGATCGGCTGCTGAGCGAGCCGGCTTTGGCGCGCTACCATCTGCTTCCGGGCGTGCGCGGCGATCTGCTGTTCCGCCTCGCCCGCTTCGAGCAGGCCCGCGCCGCGTTCGAAGCGGCCGCGCTGCTGGCCGGCAATTGCCGCGAGCGCGAGCTGATGAAGCGCCGGGCGGTGGAGGCGGGGAGCAAGAGCACCCCGTCATCCTAA
- a CDS encoding YciI family protein: protein MRFMFIVTSADMSPPSPELMEAIGKLSEEEIKAGRMVDSGGLLPLPMAGARVQLKGGQLKTIDGPYVEAKEFIGGYAVFDLKNMEEAVASAQGFMQLHKDLMPGWEGTCEVRVMAENCADIHEELQRSAVA, encoded by the coding sequence ATGCGCTTCATGTTCATCGTCACCTCCGCCGATATGTCTCCGCCGTCGCCCGAGCTGATGGAGGCCATCGGCAAGCTCAGCGAGGAGGAGATCAAGGCCGGCCGCATGGTCGATAGCGGCGGCCTGCTGCCGCTTCCGATGGCCGGCGCGCGGGTCCAGCTTAAGGGTGGCCAGCTCAAGACCATTGACGGGCCCTATGTGGAGGCCAAGGAATTCATCGGCGGCTATGCGGTGTTCGATCTGAAGAACATGGAGGAGGCCGTCGCCTCGGCGCAGGGCTTCATGCAGTTGCACAAGGATCTGATGCCGGGCTGGGAAGGCACCTGCGAGGTGCGCGTGATGGCCGAGAATTGCGCCGACATCCATGAAGAGCTGCAGCGCTCCGCTGTCGCCTGA
- a CDS encoding DoxX family protein, with protein MTDRIATLQPYLLSLLRVVSALVLFSFGTQKILGFPVAPQVPPMGSLPWIAGVLELTLGFLLLVGWQTRIVAFVLSGLMAFAYFIGHAPRDFFPSLNGGVAAILFCFVFLYLVSAGGGRISVDALSERRT; from the coding sequence GTGACGGACCGGATCGCGACCCTGCAACCCTATCTGCTGAGCCTGCTTCGCGTGGTCTCGGCGCTGGTGCTGTTCAGCTTCGGCACCCAGAAGATCCTCGGCTTCCCGGTGGCGCCGCAGGTGCCGCCGATGGGATCGCTGCCCTGGATCGCCGGCGTGCTGGAGCTCACCCTCGGCTTCCTGCTGCTAGTGGGCTGGCAGACCCGCATCGTCGCCTTCGTGCTCTCCGGGCTGATGGCGTTTGCCTATTTCATCGGCCACGCACCGCGCGATTTCTTCCCCTCGCTGAATGGCGGCGTCGCCGCCATCCTGTTCTGCTTCGTCTTCCTCTATCTGGTCAGCGCCGGCGGCGGGCGCATCAGTGTCGACGCGCTGAGCGAACGCCGCACCTGA
- a CDS encoding L,D-transpeptidase, with product MSGTRGALSRRAVVIGLGAGLAGIGRAQAEPQELQIDQLKPGQFSWHPERAPGGPIAIVVSLPDQRVYVYRNGVRIAVSTCSTGKKGHETPTGVFTILEKDKDHHSSIYNNAPMPNMNRLTWSGVALHAGNLPGYPASHGCVRLPMAFSQKLFGITRIGTPVIIADAATYPTAVIHPGMVLSADAAKAFDGVAAAAKKQAAKPVPANQIPATSIMVSSADQRIIILDDGKQVAEGAVTITNPDKPLGNHVFILSSVDTDDKELRWQTIGYYDNDQRSPEPMELVTIQRIRTTQAVVDAMTARMHPGTVMVTVDVPLSADTRTGKDFVIITNDAGS from the coding sequence ATGTCGGGAACGAGAGGCGCGCTGTCGCGGCGCGCGGTGGTGATCGGGCTCGGCGCCGGTCTCGCCGGGATCGGCCGCGCGCAGGCCGAGCCGCAGGAATTGCAGATCGACCAGTTGAAGCCCGGCCAGTTCAGCTGGCACCCGGAGCGCGCGCCGGGCGGACCGATCGCCATCGTGGTCTCGCTGCCGGACCAGCGGGTCTATGTCTATCGCAACGGGGTGCGCATCGCGGTCTCCACCTGCTCCACCGGCAAGAAGGGGCACGAGACGCCGACTGGCGTGTTCACCATCCTGGAGAAGGACAAGGACCACCACTCCTCGATCTATAACAACGCGCCGATGCCGAACATGAACCGGCTGACCTGGTCGGGCGTCGCGCTGCATGCCGGCAACCTGCCGGGCTATCCGGCCTCGCATGGCTGCGTGCGGCTGCCGATGGCGTTCTCGCAGAAGCTGTTCGGCATCACCCGCATCGGCACGCCGGTGATCATCGCCGATGCCGCCACCTACCCGACCGCGGTGATCCATCCCGGCATGGTGCTCTCGGCCGACGCCGCGAAGGCGTTCGACGGCGTGGCGGCGGCTGCGAAGAAGCAGGCGGCCAAGCCCGTGCCGGCCAACCAGATCCCGGCAACCTCGATCATGGTTTCGAGCGCCGACCAGCGCATCATCATCCTCGACGACGGCAAGCAGGTGGCCGAGGGCGCGGTGACCATCACCAATCCGGACAAGCCGCTCGGCAACCATGTGTTCATCCTCTCCAGCGTCGACACCGACGACAAGGAGCTGCGCTGGCAGACCATCGGCTATTACGACAATGACCAGCGTTCCCCGGAGCCGATGGAGCTGGTGACGATCCAGCGCATCCGCACCACGCAAGCGGTGGTCGACGCCATGACCGCCCGCATGCACCCCGGCACGGTGATGGTGACCGTGGACGTGCCCTTGAGCGCCGACACCCGGACGGGGAAGGATTTCGTGATCATCACGAACGACGCGGGGAGTTAG
- a CDS encoding SH3 domain-containing protein has product MPLACLVPPARIFPPALRRALALVGALAALALSGTQPLRAADEVSRVEVKFAAGASSASYQGSVRGNNSVEYRLGARAGQTMTVTFRARNPSANFNVNAPGSDMALFVGSVSGSDFTGALPADGIYVVQVYLVRAAARRNESADYTIDFSIGSGSGRAPQPGAPQVAAMPPLPKTDFADGFAGGPDFWQVAGLVPGDTLNIRSGPSATDAVLVTLNEGAVVRNMGCRPVAGARWCKVQLQGDANTVGWASGRYLREAAGEAAPKANAKASDAKASADAKVAGTQFNATGEVDCRLPGDKAVRACRFGVTRAGQGRASVEISFPDGSRRTLRFSHGLVTTSDGSAVVSARESDNTVVTVNGTERFVVPDVVVDGD; this is encoded by the coding sequence ATGCCGCTCGCCTGCCTTGTCCCGCCGGCTCGCATTTTCCCACCTGCGCTGCGGCGTGCGCTCGCGCTTGTTGGCGCGCTCGCCGCCCTTGCGCTTTCGGGCACCCAGCCGCTGCGCGCGGCCGACGAGGTGAGCCGGGTCGAGGTGAAGTTCGCGGCGGGGGCGAGTTCGGCCTCCTATCAGGGCAGCGTGCGCGGCAACAACTCGGTGGAATACCGGCTCGGCGCCCGCGCCGGGCAGACCATGACCGTCACCTTCCGCGCCCGCAATCCGAGCGCCAATTTCAACGTGAACGCGCCCGGCAGCGACATGGCGCTGTTCGTCGGCTCGGTGTCGGGCAGCGATTTCACCGGCGCTCTGCCGGCGGACGGCATTTATGTCGTCCAGGTCTATCTGGTGCGCGCCGCCGCCCGGCGGAACGAGAGCGCCGACTACACCATCGATTTCAGCATCGGCTCCGGCAGCGGGCGCGCGCCGCAGCCGGGCGCGCCGCAGGTCGCCGCCATGCCGCCGCTGCCGAAGACCGATTTTGCCGATGGCTTCGCCGGCGGGCCGGATTTCTGGCAGGTGGCCGGGCTGGTGCCGGGCGATACGCTGAACATCCGCTCCGGTCCCTCGGCGACGGATGCTGTCCTCGTCACGCTGAATGAGGGCGCCGTGGTGCGCAATATGGGCTGCCGGCCCGTTGCCGGCGCGCGCTGGTGCAAGGTGCAGCTCCAGGGCGATGCCAATACGGTCGGCTGGGCCAGCGGGCGCTATCTGCGTGAGGCGGCGGGCGAGGCCGCGCCCAAGGCCAATGCCAAGGCTTCTGACGCCAAGGCGAGTGCCGATGCCAAGGTGGCGGGCACGCAATTCAACGCCACCGGCGAGGTGGATTGCCGCCTGCCGGGCGACAAGGCGGTGCGCGCCTGCCGCTTCGGCGTGACGCGCGCCGGGCAGGGGCGGGCGAGCGTGGAGATCAGCTTTCCCGATGGCTCCAGGCGCACGCTGCGCTTCAGCCACGGCCTCGTCACCACCAGCGACGGCAGCGCGGTGGTGAGCGCCCGCGAGAGCGACAACACCGTGGTGACGGTAAACGGTACCGAGCGCTTCGTGGTGCCGGATGTCGTGGTCGACGGCGATTGA
- a CDS encoding DUF4917 family protein, with product MLVISFADAILDSARYTRRHLLLGNGFSIACRADIFHYGSLFAQADFSDVPEVRAVFKGLETQDFEVAIRALEGALRILPAYVADSAAPQAMMARHAEALKDILVQTIAANHPAIPGDIPDEKFWACRKFLSNFLAPQQGQVFSLNYDLLLYWTLMHEDKPFEGPIQLNKNDGFGNSEGDPLADYVVWQGEVGAHSASVHFLHGALHLFDSGSELKKYTWVRKGIPLIQQARAAIATNAFPLFVAEGTNIQKKNKIRHNAYLYQGFKQLTANAETIKHCFFIFGHSLAQNDDHILHRLARGRFAHLYVGIYGDPLAFDNTRIMRRALGDRLITSQPDAN from the coding sequence ATGCTGGTCATCTCATTCGCGGACGCAATCCTAGATTCGGCAAGGTATACAAGGCGGCATTTGTTGCTTGGCAACGGCTTCAGCATCGCTTGTCGCGCGGACATTTTTCACTACGGATCATTGTTCGCCCAAGCGGATTTTTCTGACGTTCCTGAGGTCCGGGCTGTTTTCAAAGGTTTAGAAACACAAGACTTTGAAGTAGCAATCAGAGCGCTCGAAGGTGCGTTGCGAATCCTACCAGCCTATGTAGCTGACAGTGCTGCGCCTCAGGCTATGATGGCTAGACACGCTGAAGCACTAAAAGATATTCTCGTTCAAACCATTGCAGCAAATCACCCTGCAATCCCTGGCGACATCCCTGACGAGAAGTTTTGGGCTTGTCGTAAATTCCTGTCGAATTTCTTGGCTCCACAGCAGGGGCAGGTTTTCAGCCTCAACTATGATCTATTGCTATACTGGACGCTTATGCACGAGGATAAGCCCTTCGAAGGGCCCATTCAACTTAACAAGAATGACGGATTTGGGAATTCTGAGGGAGACCCACTAGCAGATTATGTTGTCTGGCAGGGCGAGGTCGGCGCCCATAGTGCATCTGTCCATTTTCTCCATGGAGCTCTTCATCTTTTTGACTCAGGATCAGAACTAAAGAAATATACATGGGTACGAAAAGGGATACCTCTAATACAACAAGCTCGAGCCGCCATCGCCACAAACGCGTTTCCGCTATTTGTTGCCGAAGGAACGAACATACAGAAAAAGAACAAGATCAGGCACAACGCCTATCTTTATCAAGGATTCAAACAACTTACGGCTAACGCGGAGACCATAAAACATTGCTTTTTTATCTTCGGTCACTCTTTGGCGCAAAACGACGACCACATACTTCATCGCTTAGCCCGAGGCCGATTCGCACATCTCTATGTTGGGATCTATGGCGACCCACTTGCGTTTGACAATACGCGAATCATGAGACGAGCCTTAGGTGACCGACTCATAACTTCGCAGCCAGATGCGAATTGA
- a CDS encoding IS5 family transposase (programmed frameshift): MARFDLTDFEWSVIEPLLPTKVRGVARVDDRRVLNGIFWRLRTGAPWADIPSRYGPHTTCVNRFNRWRKAGHWARILKAVSAAYDGDIQMIDASSIRVHQHAANGKKDERSRCMGRSRGGLTTKIHALVDAEGRPIRLKLTEGQAHDGRSATDMLDAVEPGNILLADRAYDSDALRDEMAGRGAWANVRAMPNRVKTLAFSAWLYRQRNAVERFFNKLKHFRAVATRYDKRDDNFLASIQLASIRIWLRSYESVT, from the exons ATGGCGCGATTTGACCTGACGGATTTCGAGTGGTCGGTGATCGAGCCACTTCTGCCGACGAAGGTGCGCGGGGTTGCACGCGTGGATGACCGTCGCGTTCTGAACGGCATCTTCTGGCGCCTGCGCACCGGGGCGCCATGGGCCGATATCCCTTCGCGCTATGGCCCTCATACGACCTGCGTGAACCGCTTCAACCGGTGGCGCAAGGCCGGCCACTGGGCGCGCATTCTGAAAGCCGTATCAGCTGCTTACGATGGCGATATCCAGATGATCGACGCCTCGTCGATCCGCGTTCACCAGCATGCCGCCAACGGC AAAAAAGACGAGCGATCCCGTTGCATGGGTCGCTCGCGCGGCGGCCTGACCACCAAGATCCACGCGCTCGTCGACGCCGAAGGCCGCCCGATCCGCCTGAAGCTCACCGAGGGCCAAGCTCACGACGGGCGCTCGGCCACCGACATGCTGGACGCGGTCGAGCCGGGAAACATCCTTCTCGCCGACAGGGCTTATGACAGCGACGCCTTGCGAGACGAGATGGCTGGGCGCGGCGCATGGGCCAACGTTCGCGCCATGCCCAACAGGGTCAAAACCCTCGCCTTCAGCGCCTGGCTCTACCGCCAACGCAACGCTGTCGAGCGCTTCTTCAACAAACTCAAACACTTCAGGGCCGTCGCCACCCGCTACGACAAGCGAGACGACAATTTCCTCGCCTCAATCCAGCTCGCTTCAATTCGCATCTGGCTGCGAAGTTATGAGTCGGTCACCTAA
- a CDS encoding ABC transporter ATP-binding protein/permease, whose protein sequence is MPYLWPRDRADLRASVLWGLILMVLAKVATMSTPFVFKWATDAVAHGEGANVSTDQLGWLVAIPVWLTLAYGFARIVMAAITQWRDGLFAKVAVHAVRRLALETFQHMHALSLRFHLERKTGGLTRVLERSRNGIETIVRMTVLNLAPTILEFIMVVGVLLWVFDWRYVLVTVAMIIGYTVFTFMLTEWRMGIRAAMNESDTDANAKAVDSLLNYETVKYFGAEGWEAERYDRSMAKYERATTHTYTSLAWLNAGQAVIFTLGLTAAMVLCVLDIRAGRQSVGSFVMINAMMVQLYQPLNFLGMIYREIKQSLIDIEAMFAILARPPEIEDKPGARPLQAQGGAVRFEDVRFSYDPDREILKGISFEVPAGRTVAIVGPSGAGKSTISRLLFRFYDVNAGRITIDGQDIRDVTQESLRAVIGMVPQDTVLFNDTLGYNIHYGRHSAPEQAIEGAAELAQIDTFIRTTPKGFATEVGERGLKLSGGEKQRVAIARTILKAPPILLLDEATSALDSHTEREIQDALDRVSRGRTTLVIAHRLSTVVSADEIIVLAQGRITERGTHLELMRKRGLYHSMWERQREADRARETLRAAGEEGVGEGPAAGGEAGEPARGVERVGEESGAAA, encoded by the coding sequence ATGCCTTACCTCTGGCCGCGCGACCGGGCGGACCTGCGCGCCAGCGTGCTGTGGGGCCTCATCCTCATGGTGCTGGCCAAGGTCGCCACCATGTCGACGCCCTTCGTCTTCAAATGGGCGACCGATGCGGTGGCGCACGGCGAGGGCGCCAACGTCTCCACCGACCAGCTCGGCTGGCTGGTGGCGATCCCGGTGTGGCTGACGCTGGCCTATGGCTTCGCCCGCATCGTCATGGCCGCCATCACCCAGTGGCGCGACGGCCTGTTCGCCAAGGTGGCGGTGCATGCGGTGCGCCGCCTCGCGCTGGAGACCTTCCAGCACATGCACGCGCTGTCGCTGCGCTTCCATCTGGAGCGCAAGACCGGCGGACTCACCCGCGTGCTGGAGCGTTCGCGCAACGGCATCGAGACCATCGTGCGCATGACGGTGCTGAACCTCGCCCCCACCATCCTCGAATTCATCATGGTGGTGGGCGTGCTGCTCTGGGTGTTCGACTGGCGCTATGTGCTGGTCACGGTGGCGATGATCATCGGCTACACCGTCTTCACCTTCATGCTCACCGAATGGCGCATGGGCATCCGCGCCGCGATGAATGAGAGCGACACCGACGCCAATGCCAAGGCGGTGGATTCGCTGCTCAATTACGAGACGGTGAAGTATTTCGGCGCCGAGGGCTGGGAGGCGGAGCGCTATGACCGCTCCATGGCGAAGTACGAGCGCGCCACCACCCACACCTACACCTCGCTGGCCTGGCTGAATGCCGGGCAGGCGGTGATCTTCACCCTCGGCCTCACCGCGGCGATGGTGCTGTGCGTGCTCGACATCCGCGCCGGGCGCCAGTCGGTCGGCTCCTTCGTGATGATCAACGCCATGATGGTGCAGCTCTATCAGCCGCTGAACTTCCTCGGCATGATCTATCGCGAGATCAAGCAATCGCTCATCGACATCGAGGCGATGTTCGCCATCCTCGCCCGCCCGCCGGAGATCGAGGACAAGCCCGGCGCCAGGCCCTTGCAGGCGCAGGGCGGCGCGGTGCGCTTCGAGGATGTGCGCTTTTCCTATGATCCGGACCGCGAGATCCTCAAGGGCATCTCCTTCGAGGTGCCGGCCGGGCGCACGGTGGCGATCGTCGGCCCCTCGGGCGCCGGCAAGTCCACCATTTCGCGCCTGCTGTTCCGCTTCTACGACGTGAATGCCGGCCGCATCACCATTGACGGCCAGGACATTCGCGACGTGACGCAGGAGAGCCTGCGCGCCGTCATCGGCATGGTGCCGCAGGATACCGTGCTGTTCAACGACACGCTGGGCTACAACATCCATTACGGCCGGCACAGCGCGCCGGAACAGGCGATCGAAGGCGCGGCGGAGCTGGCGCAGATCGACACCTTCATCCGCACCACGCCCAAGGGCTTCGCCACCGAGGTGGGCGAGCGCGGGCTGAAGCTCTCCGGCGGCGAGAAGCAGCGCGTCGCCATCGCCCGCACCATATTGAAGGCCCCGCCGATCCTGCTGCTTGATGAGGCCACCTCCGCGCTCGACAGCCACACCGAGCGCGAGATCCAGGACGCGCTGGACCGCGTCTCCCGCGGCCGCACCACTTTGGTGATCGCGCACCGGCTCTCCACCGTGGTGAGCGCCGACGAGATCATTGTGCTGGCGCAGGGCAGGATCACCGAGCGCGGCACCCACCTCGAACTGATGCGCAAGCGCGGGCTCTACCACTCCATGTGGGAACGCCAGCGCGAAGCCGACCGCGCCCGCGAGACGCTGCGTGCGGCGGGCGAGGAGGGTGTGGGCGAGGGGCCGGCTGCTGGAGGCGAGGCCGGGGAGCCGGCGCGCGGCGTGGAGCGGGTCGGGGAGGAGAGCGGGGCGGCGGCTTGA
- a CDS encoding metalloregulator ArsR/SmtB family transcription factor yields the protein MTDTPDTDDLLALRLRALGHPARLAILRALARAEKCQCGEIVRGLPLAQSTVSQHLKVLKEAGLITGTIDGPRSCYCLDRAVCAELAAALGPLLGEWAAPLANRPTDPNCRQTASASVPDRQSMPDPHPSLMSGKRISA from the coding sequence ATGACCGACACGCCCGACACTGACGACCTTCTCGCCTTGCGCCTGCGCGCGCTCGGCCACCCGGCGCGGCTCGCCATCCTTCGCGCGCTGGCGCGGGCCGAGAAGTGCCAGTGCGGCGAGATCGTGCGCGGGCTGCCGCTGGCGCAATCCACCGTCTCCCAGCATCTTAAAGTTCTGAAGGAAGCCGGCCTCATCACCGGCACCATTGACGGCCCGCGCTCCTGCTATTGCCTGGATCGCGCGGTGTGCGCGGAACTCGCCGCCGCGCTCGGCCCGCTGCTCGGCGAATGGGCCGCACCTCTCGCAAATCGGCCCACCGACCCCAATTGTAGGCAAACGGCATCGGCATCCGTGCCCGATCGGCAGTCCATGCCCGATCCGCACCCCTCGCTGATGTCCGGGAAACGGATATCCGCCTGA
- a CDS encoding TIGR00730 family Rossman fold protein: MLDASMPRCNMVVMSTIKNICVYCGAAPGDDPVFLQTAIEFGQILARENIRLIYGGGGVGLMGAVARACAEAGGRVTGIIPDFLIGKEQAFDHAHELVVTQDMHERKRLMFERADAFVALPGGVGTLEELVEQLTWVQLNRHSKPVMVLNVANFWDPLLGLFDHMQSSGFVNIARPVRLLVAHNARAVLPKLRTAVSNVAEGELHDAAAEQVMDRM, from the coding sequence ATGCTTGACGCTTCCATGCCGCGCTGCAACATGGTGGTCATGTCAACGATAAAGAATATCTGCGTCTATTGTGGCGCTGCTCCCGGGGACGATCCCGTCTTCCTCCAGACCGCCATCGAATTCGGCCAGATCCTCGCCCGCGAGAATATCCGCCTGATCTATGGCGGCGGCGGCGTCGGGCTGATGGGCGCGGTGGCGCGCGCCTGCGCCGAGGCCGGCGGGCGTGTCACCGGCATCATCCCGGATTTCCTGATCGGCAAGGAACAGGCGTTCGACCACGCCCATGAACTCGTCGTCACCCAGGACATGCATGAGCGCAAGCGCCTGATGTTCGAGCGGGCCGATGCGTTCGTGGCGCTGCCCGGCGGCGTCGGCACGCTGGAGGAGCTGGTGGAACAACTCACCTGGGTTCAGCTCAACCGGCATTCCAAGCCGGTAATGGTGCTGAACGTCGCCAATTTCTGGGATCCGCTGCTCGGCCTGTTCGACCACATGCAGTCCAGCGGCTTCGTGAACATCGCCCGCCCGGTGCGCCTCTTGGTGGCGCACAATGCCCGCGCCGTGCTGCCGAAGCTGCGCACCGCGGTGTCGAACGTCGCCGAGGGCGAGCTGCACGATGCGGCGGCGGAACAGGTGATGGACCGGATGTGA